The Ensifer adhaerens genome contains a region encoding:
- a CDS encoding class GN sortase produces the protein MAADKDQSEPRPGFLARLSAVETIVLAIISLIALAGLLLIGKGFYMKAKAEVSQVLLKRTFEAQLHGNPDGKPWPWADFQTAAEISAPRINRSAVVLQGASGEALAFGPAWLTTTPLPGDEGTSVIAAHRDTHFRWLKEVNPGDLLVLTRKDGRRFLFRAGESRVARWDESGINASASGHHLALATCWPFDAIEQGPMRYIVDAELIGEQRPVPLTTGSISK, from the coding sequence GTGGCCGCTGACAAGGATCAGTCCGAGCCACGGCCGGGCTTTCTCGCCCGCCTCTCGGCGGTCGAAACGATCGTGCTCGCGATCATCTCGCTCATTGCCCTTGCCGGTCTGCTTCTGATCGGCAAGGGCTTCTATATGAAAGCCAAGGCCGAGGTCTCGCAGGTGCTGTTGAAACGCACCTTCGAGGCGCAGCTGCACGGCAACCCGGATGGCAAGCCCTGGCCCTGGGCCGATTTTCAGACAGCCGCGGAAATCTCGGCGCCACGGATCAACCGCTCGGCGGTCGTGCTTCAAGGCGCAAGCGGCGAAGCGCTCGCCTTCGGGCCCGCCTGGCTGACGACGACGCCACTGCCCGGCGACGAAGGTACCTCGGTCATCGCCGCCCATCGCGACACGCATTTTCGCTGGCTGAAGGAGGTCAACCCCGGCGACCTTCTGGTGCTGACCCGCAAGGACGGCCGCCGCTTCCTGTTTAGGGCCGGCGAAAGCCGGGTTGCCCGCTGGGACGAAAGCGGCATCAACGCGTCCGCCAGCGGCCACCATCTGGCGCTCGCCACCTGCTGGCCCTTCGACGCGATCGAGCAGGGACCGATGCGCTACATCGTCGACGCAGAACTCATCGGCGAGCAGCGTCCGGTGCCGCTGACGACAGGCTCGATCTCGAAATAA